Proteins from one Mesoplodon densirostris isolate mMesDen1 chromosome 1, mMesDen1 primary haplotype, whole genome shotgun sequence genomic window:
- the LOC132498579 gene encoding mitotic checkpoint protein BUB3-like, producing the protein MTGSNEFKLNQPPEDGISLVKFSPNTSQFLLVSSWDTSVRLYDVPANSMRLKYQHTGAVLDCAFYDPTHAWSGGLDHQLKMHDLNSDQENLVGTHDAPIRCVEHCPEVNVMVTGSWDQTVKLWDPRTPCNAGTFSQPEKVYTLSVSGDRLIVGTAGRRVLVWDLRNMGYVQQRRESSLKYQTRCIRAFPNKQGYVLSSIEGRVAVEYLDPSPEVQKKKYAFKCHRLKENNIEQIYPVNAISFHNIQNTFATGGSDGFVNIWDPFNKKRLCQFHRYPTSIASLAFSNDGTTLAIASSYMYEMDDMEHPKDGIFIRQVTDAETKPKST; encoded by the coding sequence ATGACCGGTTCTAACGAGTTCAAGCTGAACCAGCCACCCGAGGACGGCATCTCCTTGGTGAAGTTCAGTCCGAACACCTCCCAGTTCCTGTTGGTCTCCTCCTGGGACACGTCCGTGCGCCTTTACGATGTGCCGGCCAATTCCATGCGGCTCAAGTACCAGCACACCGGCGCCGTCCTGGACTGCGCTTTCTACGATCCAACACATGCCTGGAGTGGGGGATTAGACCATCAATTGAAAATGCATGATTTGAACAGTGATCAAGAAAATCTTGTTGGAACCCATGATGCCCCTATCAGATGTGTTGAACACTGTCCAGAAGTGAATGTGATGGTTACTGGGAGTTGGGATCAGACAGTTAAATTGTGGGATCCCAGAACCCCTTGTAATGCTGGGACCTTCTCTCAGCCTGAAAAGGTGTATACCCTCTCAGTGTCCGGAGACCGGCTGATTGTGGGCACCGCAGGCCGCAGAGTGTTGGTGTGGGACTTACGGAACATGGGCTACGTGCAGCAGCGCCGGGAGTCCAGCCTCAAGTACCAGACTCGCTGCATACGAGCATTTCCAAACAAGCAGGGTTATGTATTAAGCTCTATTGAAGGCCGAGTGGCAGTTGAGTACTTGGACCCAAGCCCTGAGGTACAGAAGAAGAAGTATGCCTTCAAGTGTCACagactaaaagaaaataatattgagCAAATTTACCCAGTCAATGCCATTTCGTTTCACAACATCCAGAATACCTTTGCCACAGGTGGTTCTGATGGATTTGTAAATATTTGGGATCCATTTAACAAAAAGCGACTGTGCCAGTTCCATCGGTACCCCACCAGCATTGCGTCACTCGCCTTCAGTAACGATGGGACTACACTTGCAATAGCATCATCGTATATGTATGAAATGGATGACATGGAACATCCCAAAGATGGTATCTTCATTCGCCAAGTGACAGATGCAGAAACAAAACCCAAGTCCACCTAA